Proteins encoded in a region of the Burkholderia ubonensis subsp. mesacidophila genome:
- a CDS encoding RidA family protein, giving the protein MRTHLIACGLVISGLIPGGVAKAQQPAADTRTSIEYIRPGGQFVNPVPYSPAVKAGHLLFVAGTPALDKDGKVAVNDFTAQMNQVMENIGGVLKAAGVGWDRVVKVTVLLVRRQDFKEMNRIYATHFAPGKYPARTTAIVSSLPNPDFLLEIDCEAVVE; this is encoded by the coding sequence ATGCGAACTCATCTCATTGCCTGCGGCCTGGTGATTTCCGGCTTGATACCCGGCGGCGTGGCGAAGGCTCAGCAACCGGCAGCCGACACCCGCACGTCAATCGAATACATCCGTCCGGGCGGACAGTTCGTCAACCCCGTGCCGTACTCGCCGGCCGTCAAAGCTGGCCATCTTTTGTTCGTCGCAGGCACCCCAGCCCTGGACAAGGATGGGAAGGTCGCCGTCAACGACTTCACCGCCCAGATGAATCAGGTCATGGAAAACATCGGTGGCGTGCTGAAGGCTGCGGGCGTGGGCTGGGATCGTGTCGTCAAGGTGACCGTATTGCTCGTGCGGCGTCAGGATTTCAAGGAGATGAACCGCATCTATGCAACGCATTTCGCGCCGGGGAAATATCCGGCCCGCACCACTGCGATCGTGAGTTCGTTGCCGAATCCGGACTTCCTGCTGGAAATCGATTGCGAAGCAGTCGTTGAATAG